A segment of the Phocoena sinus isolate mPhoSin1 chromosome 11, mPhoSin1.pri, whole genome shotgun sequence genome:
aataatgccattgaagcaacatggatgcacctagagattaccatagtgagtgaagtaagtcagacatagacaaatatcatatgatatcacttatacgtggaatgtaaaataggacacaaatgaacttatctatgaaagagaaacagactcacagtcatagagaacagactagtggttgccaaaggggagggggtgggggaaggaaggactgggagtttgggattagcagatgtaaactattatatataggatggataaacaacaaggtcctactgtatagcacagggaactatattcaatatcctaagataaaccataatggaaaagaacatgaaaaagaatgtatacatatgcataactgaatcactttgctgtacaacaaaaattaacacaaaattgtaaatcaactattcttggaaaaaataaattttaaaaaaagaaagtgaaagatgacacacagaagaagaaaaagaaattacaaatcatatatatatCTTGATTGTTTCCTCTTTGCCTGGTTGGTAAGGGAAGGATTCCCACCCTAGAGTTACGAGGATGGCAGAACATGCAACACCCAACACAGAGCAGATGAGATAAACAGCAGCTGATGAGCCACATACACTCACAGCCCAGGGAGGAGGACACTTGCCCTGTAGGGCCACACAGCTTTGCACAGAGGAGCAGAGGGAACCATCAGGAGCTTTGGAGCTTAACTTTGTGCCATCAAGAGGGTGGATGTTTTCTGGTTTCGTAGAAATGATGTGATTGGTTTATTTGAATAATTCCATGGGCTGGCAGGAAATTGAAACCTGCTACTCAAGAATAAGCAGGCACCACATTTGGTCCATTTGACAAGTGTTATTTGACTATGGGATCTTACACATGGAGCAGAGTTAGGGCATTCAAGGCCCTTTTAATTTTTCCAGGGTTCGAGACAGCACATGATATTGAACCTTAATTTCACGTCTTACACCACCAGAAGGCACCAAGTCTTacaagggacttgtatccaggctatataaagaacacttacaactgaacaataaaaatgcaaataactcagtttaaaAGTGGGTACAggatttcaataaacatttctccaaagatatacaagtggccgataagcatgtgaaaagatgctcaacattattagccattaggaaaatgcaatgagataccacttcatacctactAGGTTGACtataataaaacacacacacacacacacacacacacacccaaacagtcggcaaggaagtagagaaattggagccctcatacattgctgagaggaatgcaaaatgatgcagctgctttggaaaatagtttagcagttcatcaaaatgttaaacatagagttacctaTGAaacagcaatttcactcctaagtatatacccagcagaaatgaaaacatatgtccacacaaaaatttgtacatgaatgttcatagcagcattatttgtaacagccaaaaagtagaagcaacccacatgtccatcaactgtttaatagataaataaaatgtggtttttttatgcaatggaatattattaggcaattaaaagaataaattatcgatactccaacatggatgaactttgaaaacgtgctaactgaaagaagctagtcacagagaacctactgtataattcaatttataagaaatatccagaacaggAAAATCTGtacagacagaaaatagattattgGCTGCCtatggcagggggtgggggagtgtgaGGAGGAACTGCTAATGGTCATGAAGTTTCTATTTGGAGGATGGAAATGCTTTAAAATCGATTGTCAGGATGACTGCACAACTCcgtcaatatattaaaaaccattaagttgtacactttaaatggatgaattatatggtatgtgatttattgagatacaaagttcttatttttttaagaaaaacataatgAGTAGCCTGAATATGACTGATGCAAGTGGTTTAACCATTCTCAAATATCTATTTGaatcttttactttaaaatatcttaacaAAATTTGGAAAGCCCTCTCTATGGCTGATTGATTAGTATATATTCCCTTATAAATCTCCTATAATCTTGTCAAAGTTGTTATTGATGGCAACAGTGAAAAACACAGCAGTTAAGAAGGTAGGTGAGAACTGCAATTTCACTTTTTAACCATCCGGGTAAACAAGATTTGGGGACTAGACTGAAGATTTCTTTTAGAGAAAGAAGGTTAATAGAGACCATCTAAATGAGGAAATTGTACCTCAAAAATGTTAACTAgattttccaaggtcacacagccataaGATGAAGGCGTTGTGTACTGTGGAGGCATAACATAGCATCTGTGGTAGCCAGCTTCCATGGTGGCTCCCAGTAATCCTCGCCTCCTGGCACTTACAACTTATGtaacccctcctctctctcccatcaCTCGTTCTGGGGGAAGCTCACTGGATGTCGTGATGGCACTCAAGCTACCTATGGGGAGGTCCAGGTGTCATGGAACTGAACCTTGCTGATGACCACATGAGTGGGGCTTGGATGCATACCCTCTCCCAGTTGAGCTTTCAGATGAGACTACAGTCCCAGCTGAAAGGTTGATTACAGCCTCATGAGGCCATGAGCCAGAACCATCCAGAAAACCACTCTGAACTCCTGCCCCacaaaaatagtgaaataataaATGGGTGTAAGATACCAGGTTTGGGGGAAGTTTATTACACAGTAACAGATAACTATATGCCATTTATGTTCTTTCCACCCTGAAAGCTACTTCTTATCTGGGAACTGTTAAATATTTCCAATGATTTTTCAGACTGCATGAGTTAAAATCCAAACCCTAGTCACTCTGTTTGGGTAGgactttgatttacatttctccatTTAAGGAGAGGAAAATTAAATATCACAATATTTGAGCAATTTTTTTCAATCTGTCTAGGAGATTTCTGCTATTCAATGAGAGCAAGGCACTGCATTGTAAGTAGGACAACTTCTCAGGTaaattgtttctgcttttgttgccAAGGTAATTAAATCAAATCATATATGTCCCTTCTGGTGGAGCCTCCAAATCTTCATTGAAACAGCCTGGTGCTGTGTACACTGCCTCCTGCTCTCTATGCTGTCTGTTAGCAATTCCACCCATGTTTCTAAATCCACTCTGATGGAATTTCCCAAGAGCCACCCAATATTACTAACAAACCAAGagacagacagaaggaaaaatatggaaagaagtCAGTATATTTTATCCTCCACATTGTGGAAGCAAAACCTACAAGGGGAGAAATGTGTTCCCAGTAAAGTTCACTACTACTTACATCACAGCcctcctggcctctcccctcACTTACTGGAGACTCCAGCACTGCCTTGGTCTCCTTTTTCCCTCTGTCCATATCATCCTTCTCAGTGACTTCACTAAAAACATAGACGCTACCAGGCAAGGATTTCCTGTCTCTCCTTCCACCAAACCTCCAACCCACCAGCTTCTGTATCCACAAGAGGACTCCCACCCATGCTCCAATCTGTGGTCAAGATCTCCACGTGTGCTTCACACTTCATCTCCTCTTAAATACTAAAGGATTTTACTGGGTCTGCAATTTCTCCCTCTTTATATTAAACCCAGAAGTATATCAACATGCCTTTATACCACGTCTCTGAAAATACTCTCTCTTAACCCCATATCCACCTCTGGCTGCTAGCGCATGCCTATGATTTCCTTCCTGGCCAAAAGCCCTCAAAGCAGATGTTGATTCTTGGTGTCCCTGTTTTGCCATGTTTCATTTTTGCCTTAACCTGCCTATACTCGGTCCCTAACCTACAATGGTTCAACTCATCATTTTtcagctttacaatggtgtgaaagtgatatgcattcagtagaaactactttgaattttgatctttcccAAGGTTAGTGATATGCAGTACAACGCAGCGGCTTCCTGTCAGCCACACCACTGTGAGGGTGAACAACTGGTACACTTACAACCACTCTGTACCCTCAcaaacattctgtttttcaccTTCAGTacattattcaataaattacatgagagtttcaacacttcattataaaataagctttgtgttaggtgattttgcccaactgcagGCTAATGTCAGTGTGCTGTGTACATTTTAGGTAGGCTGGGCTAAGCTGTGACGTTCAGTATGTAGATTAGATGTATTTTTGACTTAcagtattttcaacttatgatgggtttattgggGTGTAAATCCATCTTCttgaggaagatctgtagttAAGTTTTGACTCTATTATTCCATTGATATTACTTTTAGCAATTAATACTAAATACCACATGTTTTGCCATTTCCACTGGACATTTTCCTATCCTCATCTTACTCCATCTCATATTCAATCTGGTAATCACTCTCTTCTTATCAAAATCCTCTCCTCCCTTGCTTCCTAGGACACCACACCATCACACTCTTCCTCCTACCATTCAGGCCACTTCCCCTCAGTCTCCTTTCCTGACTCCTTCTCTTCTACCTGCTTTCTAAATATTGCCATTTCTCAGGGCCCAAGGACATCTCTGCTCTCTCCTGAAAATCACTCATCTACTCCCAACATATGAAAATACCTATAAATGCCAAAGAATCTCATACTTATGCCTCCAGATTCAAATACCCAACTGTCAGCTTGAGAGCTCTACTTGCCACACATACATATTAAACTTCACGTGTCTAAGGAATAACTCTTAATTTTCAAACAAATTACTGTCTCAGGCATTCCCATCTACCTAGATACTCAAGCCTGAAACTAACTGGGATGTTCTCTGtaatttctccctctccctgaaCCTCCATCCACATGCAATTCAACAGCAAGTCCTCTAGAGCCTACCCCCAAAATATGTCTTGAATCCATGCACTTTGTGTCAAATTCCACCCACCTGTAATACTGCAACATGTccctttttcagatttttccccTCCACTTTATTCCCCATACAGTTGCCAGAAAAATCATCCAGGAACATGACACTTAACAATCTCAATAACAAACTCATAACTCTCTACCCACATCTCCAACCTCACCTATGCCACTCTCCTCACTTGTGAACTATGATCACATGAACTTTTATTTCCTGGAGTAAATCATGGTCTCTCCTGTCTGGGAGCTCCACAATTACCATTATAAATCATAAATCATTGAACAAATCCCAGAGGGGAGGCCACTTGTTGAGTGGGAAGAGCATAATGacgtattagttatctattgctatgtaacaaatgtCCCCAATGTCATTCTCTCTAAAGTGAGCTCTCACCCCTGTCCCATCCACCAGGCTCTTTACCTGATTAGTTTCTTATTATCTTATATATTTTAGGTTAAATATCTCTAATTTTCTGAGCACATCTCAGgtctcttattctttctttttataagttCTTTATAGTTTATTTACTTGTCTATTGCACCTCTGCCCCTACTAGACTCTTAACCCCATAGCAAATCACCATGTCACCTTTATTCATTCTAAACccggtgcctagaacagtgctctGAATATATTAAGCccttattaatatttgttgaattaacaaTAATGGTAAGGCAATATGAGATTCATAGAATCAAAAATATTCCGTTTAAGAACTGTAAATTCAAAAGACCTTTATAAGCAAACTGGTCATTCTTTTGCAAAAGATACATATGTTATCAGTACGCCTTGCACTTAAGAAGTTTATGAAACACAATAATGCAAAATTACTACATTCCCATTGCCAACAGCCACATATTTGTGAATGTGTGGGTACAAGgttatgtttatttcttaaaagtccTTTTCCACAATTCTAATTCCTGTTTCCAGCACCTTCTAATTTAGATTAACTGGGATCTGTCCCTTCAAACACTCTTGATTCATCTTAGAGTATTTGACCTTAAAAGGCCACCTATCAGAAGCCTAAAAATATCAGCCCCAGATACAGAGGCTTGCTTGTCTCATTTCTTTAACCactaaattaaatgataaatgaaaGCAGCTCTAAGGTTGGGGGAAGGACTATCAAAAGTCTTACTTGTAAAGCAGAATTGAAGTTGAAAAAAGAGGCAGAGTCTCGGGCGCGACGTAGGGGAGGCCAGTGGTGGCTGCAGCCGCAGTTTTGCCCCCGTGCCCAGCGGAGGCGGCCACGGCACCGACGGCCCAAGTATATAGAATTTAAGCATTCTCTCAGAAGTGTATGGTAGAGCTAAAGAAGACAGCCAACCAAGGGTCATCTGAAATTGTGATTGGCTAATAATCCCAGGACAAAGTTAGAGATCACTACTCAAAGCATAAGGCCTCTACAAAGATGTTTGATATAAAGGCTTGGGCTGAGTATGTTGTGGAATGGGCTGCAAAGGACCCATATGGCTTCCTTACAACAGTTATTCTGGCCCTAACTCCATTGTTTCTAGCAAATGCTGTACTGTCTTGGAAGTTGGCCAAGATGATCGAGGCCAGGGAAAAggagcaaaagaagaaacaaaaacgtcaagaaaatattgcaaaagcTAAACGACTAAAAAAGGATTGAAGGAATGAACAGGCTCTGCAACCAGAGGAAAATCATCTGGAAAATTATGCAGCTTTGGAAGGACCCATTAAGGTTTCTTTTCAGATCTTGTGACAGTATTATTTAGTAAACAAAGTCTGAGCATGTGGAAGAATCATGTTAGTTCTCATCTGTACTATAGCAACTTTTAGGCTTCGGTGTAGAAGTCTGTTGACAGTTACTGTAAATTAGCATTTATTATGCTACAGATTCTTTATAACTGAGTTAGTCATTTGCCTTTTTGCAGCATATATACTAAAGTGAAAACATCCTGTGGAGAAAAATGGCTTTAGATTATGGACTCTATTCAAATAATGGCTTAAAATGGGATCCTGTTCTGGACAAAGGAGATTAAGAATGTAAAAATCAGAATTGTCCTGAGGTGAAAAGCATGCTTTGGCTTAGAAGAGATACAGTGTATTAATCACATCTTTTATCATTATTACTTATTTCTTGAAATAGAATCATTTCTGGCTTCCTCAAAGCAAAGTATTATTCAATGAGTActtctattttctgtatttttctcattttagctTTTGAGATACTGGTAACTACCAgacattctgcatttttaaaaatctaattctaTAAAGAATTCTCTTATTATCTTGACCATGTAGAATACCACTTACTGGATATAACAATTTTTGTACTTATGAACACTGCCATTTTCTTAGAGATGACTTGACTAGATCAACACTATGATTTAAAGCTTGGAGTAAAAATGCCAAACCTTGTAGTACCTTGGAACCAGTTAATTCTCACTTGTGCTATAAGTAGAAATGTGAAGTAGTTAAAATGTCTTATCAAATAATTTGCTGATTATGTAATAccacttttgtttttcattccattCTTTTAATTCATGTGGTAGTGATGTCCTTTACTTTTTTGATCAAACAGGTTCATggtgaaaattaaaattcagatcTCTtttaaggaacttttaaaaagtaacagttAAGTCATATTTCATAAATGGTAAAGAAAGACTTAACAGTTGGAAAAAGTTTGTTTAGCATAGTATTAGTTGGGTGAAAAAGGTGTAAATCATGTCAAAATTAGAATGTGTTATAGTTAGAAATAAAGGGCTGAAGGATATTTCCTTCAGTTAAGTAGTATAACTGGAACTTTTTACTCTTTAACATGACTTTTATAAATGCATGGTTAATAATTTTGTTGTCAGTAATTAATAGCTTATTAATGTTTTCCTCACCCCTGATAATGAatcttaaattacaaaaaaattgtctaaaagctttaacttaaaaatgaaactagatattgaaataaatttgatacatttttataaaaaaaaaaaaaaaaagaggcagaatgAGACACATTATACAGGTATCAGCAGCCATAGGGGAATCCTGCCAAAAAGTTGAAAATAGATTCTCGAGGGtgacctttgttttgttttttgttttttttttttgcggtacgtgggcctctcgttgtggcctctcccgttgcggagcacaggttccggatgcgcagactcagcggccatggctcacgggcctagccgctacgcggcatgtgggatcttcccagaccggggcacgaacccgtgtcccctgcatcggcaggtgtactctcaaccactgcgccaccagggaagcccaagggtgaCCATTTttagtctatttctttttattaccctTCCCAGGTAACAAACAACTTCAACTGATATGAACCCTTTTCACAAATGCAGCTTGTAATACGGTCTATTTATagtcttattttatttgatttaattatTCTCCTATAATTCTCGTGGTATTAAAAGTCCTTTTGATGGTTGTTCTCTTTTCCATTCCAAAGTCATTAATCTCTGTTCCCTACCTGAAGTGAGGGATGCCCTGTGAGTGGCAGCCTTCTTTATAGAGAGCAGGGAAGGACTTGGCAGCCATTCCAAAGTGTCAAACGAGATGGCCTGAAGAATGCTGCAGAAAAGTGTCACCAAATGGCGACGTGACGTCACACTAATGAGACTGCCTCCTTGTCGTCCACTAATAAAATTCTCTGATGTGTACCTCATGAGAGAAAGATTTGCTAGGAGGGAGGTGTGTTGGGTAATTtcttttgtacattttatatGACTTTCACAGTCATCAAACTCTCAAAGGCATAGAGATTgccttaaaaatgcaaataatgagaagagattttttaaaagactgtattattttgaattaaaacacAGTGCCCTTTTGAGAATGATATTATTTTCTAACATCTTGGAATACCTTCTATACACCAAACTTTTACCACAAAATTGatgctttttattcatttctaaggTATATCTGAGAGTATgccaaaatattaatttgaaCTATGTCATTACCTTAAAACATATGATTAGGTATTCAATTCTCTATTCTCTTGTTTCATTTAGTCTCTTGTTGAGTTCAATTTGTTCAATTCAATAGACATTTCttaaatgcctactatgtgcaggcaCAATTTCCAGTacttaaaactaaattaaaaaaataagtttctcaATTGCATCTAAGAGACATGAAATAGTTCACAGTCttccaggaaagagagaaaagtggaTGATAGTGGTCATGAGAGTGTCCACAAGCCTTCATTCCCCTGTGATTTCTCTGGGCCCAAGTCTTTCACCTGAATCCTAATCTGTTTCTTCTAACCCATTAAGATCTCCCATCTTCACTTCAAAATCAGGGTGCTCAGAACAGATTTTGCCATTCTTCCCAACCCCATTCTAGTTCCCATTCCTAGATTCCTAAATATCAGTAATAACCATCAATGAGCACATATATGTGGGAGGCACTGCATTAAGTGTGTTACACAGATTATCTGATTTAATGTTCAAAATATTCCTATAAACTAGGTTATATTATTAgcctattttacaaataaggaaagcaAGACTTAGACAAGTTAAGTAACAAGCCCAAATAACTAGCAAGTTGTAGATGTAGGCAGGTGATGAAAATCAGACTCTAGAGCTACACTGTCCAGCAGCATGTGTGACCACTGGGCATTTGGAATTTGACTAATGCAACTAAGAAACTAAAtctataatttaaattaatttaatttaattttaaagactaatatataattcagttatttttcaactataaactttatgaaatctaaatacagatcaagAATTTCTGATGAAAATTAGCTTCCAAGTTGatatgtgctgtaagtgtaaaatatataccAGATTTTGAAGTCCTAGTatgaaaagaagaatgtaaaatattgataattttttatattgactacatgttgaaatgacattttggatatattaggttcaataaaaatatattattacaattagttttacctatttatttttacttttttaatgtgtctaTGAGAAAAGTTTAAATTACAAATATGTAATTTAATAAGCTcacagtgagctggaagacagagtatgTCTTCCAGTATGTATGTAATAAGCTcacagtgagctggaagacagagtagtggaaatcttaaagctgaacagaaaaaaggaataaagaataagaagaaaggaatacaatttaagagacctctgggacaacatcaagtgtactaacattcgcattataggggtcctagaaggagaagataaagagaagggGGCAGAGAATATAATTGAAgccataatagctgaaaactcctctaatatggaaaaggaaacagacatccaggtccaggaaacacagGAAATCCcttaatagccaagacatagaatcaatctaaatgtccatcaacagatgaatggataaagaaaatgtggtatacatataatggaatcttattcagttgtttttttttaaaagaaattctgtcatttacaacatggataaacctggaagacattatgctaagtgaaacaagtcagacagagaaagataaatactgtatgacctcttatatgtggaatctaaaaaagtctcactcacagaagcagaaagcagCACAGTAGTTGTCAGGGGCTGGCAGGAGAGGGGAATGGAGAGATATTGGTCAGAGGGtaaaaagtttcagttatgcagggTGAATAAGTGCTGGAGTTCTAATCCACAGAGTGGTGACTCtagttagtaatactgtattataatcttaaaatatgttaAGAGAGTGGATCTGAAATGTCTTcactagaaaaatatatatatatattcatatatatgtatatgaggtgatggatacgTTAATTAGCTTGTTACATCATTTTAGAATAATTACATTGTGATTATATTtgatacatatatcaaaacatcatgttgtacactgtaaaaatacacaatttttatttatcaattatatttaataaatgaaaaaataaataaataattaaatttttaactgCAATAAATTTGGAATACAGAAAATTAGAGTGGAAGGAAAAGGGGACATAAAAAAAAGCAGTGTCCAGGGAAAGTACTCAATAAGGTCatagaaataaatccaaaatattaGGAATGACAGTAAAAGTAAATGGACAAAACCAGTCAGTGAAAAGATAGACAATTTAAAGctggtaattaaaaaataaaatccagctcTATGCAAtttaagaaagacaaatgttaaaACGCCAAGGACAGAGAAAGTTAAAGCATGGAGAAACTATCCAGGTAAAAATTAACCAAACTAAAACCAGTGTAACtctctattaattaaaaaaaaaaaaaaaaaaaaaccttgtagcTCTGAAACCTAGTTGCATGTTGGAATAatttggagagattttttttaattaccaatcTCTCACACCAATTAACTCAGAATTTCTAGAGTTTGGAACTGAGCAtggatgtttttaaaagttctctaggTGATTATTATGTCAGATAAGGATCATAAACTTCTACTTTCAGGCAAAAAGCATTTTTAGGGATGAAGAGATTcacaatatattaataaatatatgctaATACAAATCTTTAACCAGGAAGGAATTAAAATCCTAAGTCAGTATGTAAATAATGATACAACTTCAATATATGGGTAAAGAAATAATTGGTAGATTCGGAAGAATATTCATACTATAAGATTTTAAACACTATTCTTAGTAAAAGAGAGCTCAAGTAGAGAAAAATAGAGGGATAAGTAACATACTTAGCAAATTTGAACTACTGATATACCTAGAATCCAACACTCAGTAATTAACAACTACATAAAGAAAGCACATggaatatttacaatatttattatcttgACTTTAAACCAAGTctcaacaaaacacaaacaaaactgtGTTACTATATAGATGATATCCtcttatcaaaataaaattaagttggaaataaaaaacaaaaatatatttttaaaatgatgtatttggtcattttaaaactttatataatttttataaattttatataagttATTAATCAAATAAGATATAATAATGGTAGTTAGAAAATAGAACTAAGTAATAAGGAAAATACTACACATCCAAGCTTGGAAAATGTTGTTCAAATAGTTCTTAGAGAGGAATTTCTAAacttaaatacttaaatttttaaaagaaagtttaaaacacACTGAAATAAGAATTTATCCtagctagtttttaaaaaataaaataataaatcttacttAATGTTGTTTTGAAGGGATGGTATAAGATAATACTAATATCTAATTT
Coding sequences within it:
- the LOC116762340 gene encoding small integral membrane protein 15-like; its protein translation is MFDIKAWAEYVVEWAAKDPYGFLTTVILALTPLFLANAVLSWKLAKMIEAREKEQKKKQKRQENIAKAKRLKKD